A single region of the Leptothrix cholodnii SP-6 genome encodes:
- a CDS encoding SRPBCC family protein, whose amino-acid sequence MTTGTVRFHRVLRSKPERVYRAFLDADALSKWLPPYGFTCKVHHLDVQVGGTYRMSFTNFASGNGHSFGGQYVELVADERIVYTDRFDDPNLPGEMRTTIRLRPVSCGTEITIVQDGIPAVVPVEMCYLGWQESLEQLARLVEPEIAD is encoded by the coding sequence ATGACCACAGGCACCGTTCGTTTCCACCGCGTCCTTCGTTCGAAGCCCGAGCGGGTCTACCGCGCCTTCCTGGACGCCGATGCCCTGTCGAAGTGGCTGCCGCCGTACGGGTTCACCTGCAAGGTGCACCACCTGGACGTGCAGGTCGGCGGCACCTACCGGATGTCGTTCACGAACTTCGCCAGCGGCAACGGGCATTCGTTCGGCGGCCAGTATGTCGAACTGGTTGCGGACGAGCGGATCGTCTACACCGACCGGTTCGACGATCCGAACCTGCCCGGCGAAATGCGCACGACCATCCGCTTGCGGCCGGTGTCGTGCGGCACCGAGATCACGATCGTCCAGGACGGGATCCCGGCGGTGGTCCCGGTCGAGATGTGCTACCTCGGCTGGCAAGAATCGCTGGAACAGCTGGCCAGGCTGGTCGAGCCCGAAATCGCGGACTGA
- a CDS encoding TetR family transcriptional regulator, producing MVRRTKEEAAATREHLLDTAEQVFLARGVSRASLLDIAAAAGLTRGAIYWHFKDKAELFLAMLDRIMLPCEAASCDLTLQAGGDFEQMLRQAVLQPLQRLCADERTRRVFTVIIHRTEYGDDMLSVRTRHLQAIADWTAGMATLLRSARQQRLIHADVDPDLAARGLFALVDGLLSQATLASDPATMLAAGEQAVSIFLAGLRADRTA from the coding sequence ATGGTCCGACGCACCAAAGAAGAAGCCGCTGCCACCCGCGAACACCTGCTCGACACCGCCGAGCAGGTGTTCCTGGCGCGTGGCGTGTCGCGCGCCAGCCTGCTCGACATCGCCGCCGCCGCCGGGCTGACCCGCGGGGCGATCTACTGGCACTTCAAGGACAAGGCCGAGCTGTTCCTGGCGATGCTCGACCGCATCATGCTGCCCTGCGAAGCGGCGTCTTGCGACCTGACGCTGCAGGCCGGCGGAGATTTCGAGCAAATGCTGCGCCAGGCGGTGCTGCAGCCGCTGCAGCGCCTGTGCGCCGACGAGCGCACGCGGCGGGTCTTCACCGTCATCATCCACCGCACCGAATACGGCGACGACATGCTCAGCGTGCGCACGCGCCACCTGCAGGCCATCGCCGACTGGACGGCCGGCATGGCGACCCTGCTGCGCAGCGCCCGCCAGCAGCGCCTGATCCACGCCGACGTCGACCCCGACCTGGCCGCCCGCGGCCTGTTCGCGCTGGTCGACGGCCTGCTCAGCCAGGCCACGCTGGCGTCCGACCCGGCCACGATGCTGGCGGCGGGCGAGCAGGCGGTGTCGATCTTCCTGGCAGGGCTGCGGGCCGATCGGACCGCCTGA
- a CDS encoding cupin — protein sequence MAIAHLSSGESIDVRPLGAGIQGAQTLALFKSADLEVMRLVLPKGKGMASHSVQGDITLQCMEGEIEVSVDGRSSMLEAGHLMYLSGRVPHSLTARVDASALLTIALRK from the coding sequence ATGGCCATCGCGCACTTGAGTTCAGGTGAATCGATCGACGTCCGTCCGCTGGGCGCGGGCATCCAGGGCGCGCAGACCCTCGCGCTGTTCAAGTCGGCCGATCTGGAGGTGATGCGGCTGGTGCTGCCCAAGGGCAAGGGCATGGCCTCGCACAGCGTGCAGGGCGACATCACGCTGCAGTGCATGGAGGGCGAGATCGAGGTGTCGGTGGACGGCCGCTCGAGCATGCTCGAGGCGGGACACCTGATGTACCTGTCGGGCCGGGTGCCGCACTCGCTCACGGCGAGGGTCGATGCGTCGGCGCTGCTGACGATCGCGCTGCGCAAGTAG
- the fusA gene encoding elongation factor G — MSSLAPSSAVAAPSDAASSPRPIPIRTLALVGPAAAGKTSLVEALLQQAGVIGAAGSVERGGTVSDFDAIERRMQHSLTTSVMHLQHHDTRIHLLDTPGSADFLGQSLPALEAVETAAIVINATTGVEPMALRMMAYAAERALDRIVIVNRIDAPGVKLADVLAQIQAAFGRECLPLNLPAAGGREVVDCWFAPEAQPGHEADFSSVAAAHRALVEQVVEVDGDFVERYLNDGDVATSELHAPLEQALREGHLIPVLFVSARTGAGVAQLLDVIEQLLPDPSEGNLPDFYQGEGDAARLMHAAVDPAQHVLAHVFKVAIDPYVGKMGIFRVHQGTVTANSQLYVGDGRKPFKVGHLFMLQGKDHVEVSRALPGDIVAVAKVDEIAYDAVLHDAAEDDHIHLKPLNFPLPVHGLALKPRRHGDEQRLAEVLAKLAAEDPCLRVEQVASTQETVVYGLGELHLRVLLERLRENYRVEVDTAPPRIAYRETITTSAQAQYRHKKQSGGAGQFGEVHLQVEPLPRGAGFEFVDVVKGGAIPGQYIPAVEKGVRLAMDAGVIAGHPVVDVRVTVVDGKHHSVDSKEIAFVTAGKKAFIAAMREAQPIVLEPVVDVEITATDDHIGDITGDLASRRGEVRGTDRMASGLASVRARAPLSELSGYQLRLNALTRGEGRYTLAMSHYDAVPPNVQAEMVKGYQLRDED; from the coding sequence ATGTCGAGCCTAGCCCCGAGCAGCGCCGTTGCCGCGCCCAGCGACGCTGCGTCCTCCCCCCGACCGATCCCGATCCGAACGCTCGCACTGGTGGGGCCGGCCGCCGCGGGCAAGACCAGTCTGGTCGAGGCGCTGCTGCAGCAGGCCGGCGTGATCGGCGCAGCCGGCAGCGTCGAGCGCGGTGGCACGGTGAGCGATTTCGATGCCATCGAGCGCCGCATGCAGCACTCGCTGACGACCAGCGTGATGCACCTGCAGCACCACGACACCCGCATCCACCTGCTCGACACCCCCGGCAGCGCCGACTTTCTCGGCCAGTCGCTGCCCGCGCTGGAGGCGGTCGAAACCGCCGCGATCGTGATCAACGCGACCACCGGCGTCGAGCCGATGGCGCTGCGCATGATGGCCTACGCCGCCGAGCGTGCGCTCGACCGCATCGTCATCGTCAACCGCATCGACGCCCCCGGGGTCAAGCTGGCCGATGTGCTGGCGCAGATCCAGGCCGCCTTCGGGCGCGAGTGCCTGCCGCTGAACCTGCCGGCCGCGGGCGGGCGCGAGGTGGTCGACTGCTGGTTCGCACCCGAGGCACAGCCGGGCCACGAGGCCGATTTCTCGTCGGTGGCCGCCGCGCACCGGGCGCTGGTGGAGCAGGTGGTCGAGGTCGACGGCGATTTCGTCGAGCGCTATCTCAACGACGGCGACGTGGCCACCAGCGAGCTGCATGCGCCGCTGGAGCAGGCGCTGCGCGAGGGGCACCTGATCCCGGTGCTGTTCGTCTCGGCCAGGACCGGCGCCGGCGTGGCGCAGCTGCTGGACGTGATCGAACAGCTGCTGCCCGATCCGAGCGAGGGCAACCTGCCCGATTTCTACCAGGGCGAGGGCGACGCCGCCCGCTTGATGCACGCGGCGGTCGACCCCGCGCAGCACGTGCTGGCGCATGTGTTCAAGGTGGCGATCGATCCCTACGTGGGCAAGATGGGGATCTTCCGCGTGCACCAGGGCACCGTCACCGCCAACAGCCAGCTGTACGTGGGCGACGGCCGCAAGCCGTTCAAGGTCGGCCACCTGTTCATGCTGCAGGGCAAGGACCACGTGGAGGTCAGCCGGGCGCTGCCGGGGGACATCGTGGCGGTGGCCAAGGTCGACGAGATCGCCTACGACGCGGTGCTGCACGACGCCGCCGAGGACGACCACATCCACCTCAAGCCCCTGAACTTTCCGCTGCCGGTGCACGGCCTGGCGCTCAAGCCCAGGCGGCATGGCGACGAGCAGCGGCTGGCCGAGGTGCTCGCCAAGCTGGCCGCCGAAGACCCCTGCCTGCGGGTCGAGCAGGTGGCGAGCACGCAGGAGACCGTCGTCTACGGCCTGGGCGAGCTGCACCTGCGCGTGCTGCTGGAGCGCCTGCGCGAGAACTACCGCGTCGAGGTCGACACCGCGCCGCCGCGCATCGCCTACCGCGAGACCATCACCACCTCGGCACAGGCGCAGTACCGCCACAAGAAGCAGAGCGGCGGCGCCGGCCAGTTCGGCGAGGTGCACCTGCAGGTCGAGCCGCTGCCACGCGGCGCGGGCTTCGAGTTCGTCGACGTGGTCAAGGGCGGCGCGATCCCCGGCCAGTACATCCCGGCGGTCGAAAAAGGCGTGCGGCTGGCGATGGACGCGGGCGTGATCGCCGGCCACCCGGTCGTCGACGTGCGGGTGACGGTGGTCGACGGCAAGCACCACAGCGTCGACAGCAAGGAGATCGCCTTCGTCACCGCCGGCAAGAAGGCCTTCATCGCGGCGATGCGCGAGGCCCAGCCGATCGTGCTGGAGCCGGTGGTGGACGTGGAGATCACCGCCACCGACGACCACATCGGCGACATCACCGGCGATCTGGCCTCGCGCCGCGGCGAGGTGCGCGGCACCGACCGCATGGCTTCGGGGCTGGCCAGCGTGCGCGCGCGCGCGCCGCTGTCGGAACTGTCGGGCTACCAGCTGCGGCTCAATGCGCTGACCCGCGGCGAGGGCCGCTACACGCTGGCGATGTCGCACTACGACGCGGTGCCGCCGAACGTGCAGGCCGAGATGGTCAAGGGCTATCAGCTGCGCGACGAGGACTGA
- the fdh3B gene encoding formate dehydrogenase FDH3 subunit beta, translated as MARMKFICDSERCIECNGCVTACKAEHDVPWGVNRRRVVTLNDGVPGEKSISVACMHCSDAPCMAVCPVDCFYRTDDGVVLHDKDICIGCGYCSYACPFGAPQFPSNGAFGLRGKMDKCTFCAGGPEANGSEAENEKYGRNRLAEGKLPACAEMCSTKALLGGDGDVVADIFRTRVITRNKGSEVWGWGTAYGKPPGGPSGPAAQPAKPEGSKS; from the coding sequence ATGGCCCGAATGAAATTCATCTGCGACTCGGAGCGCTGCATCGAGTGCAACGGCTGCGTCACCGCCTGCAAGGCCGAACACGACGTGCCGTGGGGCGTCAATCGCCGCCGTGTGGTCACGCTCAATGACGGCGTGCCGGGCGAGAAGAGCATCTCGGTGGCCTGCATGCATTGCAGCGATGCGCCGTGCATGGCGGTGTGCCCGGTCGACTGCTTCTACCGCACCGACGACGGCGTGGTGCTGCACGACAAGGACATCTGCATCGGCTGCGGCTACTGCAGCTACGCCTGCCCGTTCGGCGCGCCGCAGTTCCCGAGCAACGGTGCCTTCGGCCTGCGTGGCAAGATGGACAAGTGCACCTTCTGCGCCGGCGGCCCCGAGGCCAACGGCAGCGAGGCCGAGAACGAGAAGTACGGCCGCAACCGCTTGGCCGAAGGCAAGCTGCCCGCCTGCGCCGAGATGTGCAGCACCAAGGCGCTGCTCGGCGGCGACGGCGACGTGGTGGCCGACATCTTCCGCACCCGCGTCATCACCCGCAACAAGGGCAGCGAGGTCTGGGGCTGGGGCACCGCCTACGGCAAGCCCCCCGGCGGCCCGTCCGGCCCGGCCGCGCAGCCGGCCAAGCCCGAGGGCAGCAAGTCATGA
- a CDS encoding formate dehydrogenase subunit alpha translates to MLLTRKAGSPGTPGAQASSLVANLSRGLARAVPTMDRRSFLRRSGLGVGAGIAASQLTLVKKVDAAETAAAATGGGKKIEVKRTVCGHCSVGCAIDAVVENGVWVRQEPVFDSPINLGAHCAKGAAVRENGHGEFRLKYPMKLVNGKYQRISWDVALDEISQKMLALRKESGPDALFFVGSSKHNNEQAYLMRKWVSYWGTNNTDHQARICHSTTVAGVANTWGYGAMTNSYNDMQNARAALYIGSNAAEAHPVSMLHVLHAKENGCKMIVVDPRFTRTAAKADQYVRIRSGSDIPFLFGVLHHIFKNGWEDKKYLEDRVYGMEKVREDVLAKWTPDKVLEACGVDEATCLQVARTMAENRPSTIVWCMGQTQHTIGNAMVRASCILQLALGNVGKSGGGTNIFRGHDNVQGATDVGPNPDSLPGYYGLAEGSWKHFAKVWGTDFEWIKKQYAPGMMTKPGMTVSRWVDGVLEKNELIDQDSNLRGLFFWGHAPNSQTRGLEMKRAMDKLDLLVVVDPFPSATAAMAAMPGKPEDQNANRAVYLLPATTQFETSGSCTASNRSIQWREKVIEPLWESRTDHMIMYQLADKLGFGAELVKNYKMVDGKGGKEPETESILREINRSVWTIGYTGQSPERLKAHMRNMHVFDVRTLKAKGGIDKETGYSLDGDYFGLPWPSYGTPEMKHPGSPNLYDTSKHVMDGGGNFRANFGVERDGVSLLAGDGSHSLGADLTTGYPEFDHLLLKKLGWWDDLTDAEKTAAEGKNWKTDPSGGIIRVAMKVHGCHPFGNAKARAVVWNFPDPIPQHREPLYSTRPELVDKYPTHDDKKAFWRLPTLYKSVQQKNRDIGKTFPLIMTSGRLVEFEGGGEETRSNPWLAELQQDMFVEINPKAANDRGIRNGDYVWVKTPPMAAMPEFKGLRVKALVTERVDSETVFLPFHFSGRWGGVDLAPYYPEGAYPVVRGESVNVATTYGYDSVTMMQETKTTLCQIEKVA, encoded by the coding sequence ATGCTGCTGACCCGCAAAGCCGGCTCCCCCGGCACGCCCGGCGCCCAGGCTTCGAGCCTGGTCGCCAATCTCTCCCGAGGCCTGGCCCGCGCCGTGCCGACGATGGATCGCCGCAGCTTCCTGCGCCGCTCCGGCCTTGGCGTGGGGGCCGGCATTGCGGCCTCTCAATTGACGCTGGTCAAGAAGGTGGACGCGGCAGAAACCGCAGCGGCCGCGACGGGTGGCGGCAAGAAGATCGAAGTCAAACGCACGGTCTGCGGCCATTGCTCGGTCGGCTGTGCAATCGACGCGGTGGTCGAGAACGGCGTGTGGGTGCGCCAGGAGCCGGTGTTCGATTCGCCCATCAACCTCGGTGCCCATTGCGCCAAGGGCGCGGCGGTGCGCGAAAACGGCCACGGCGAGTTCCGTCTCAAGTACCCGATGAAGCTGGTCAACGGCAAGTACCAGCGCATCTCGTGGGACGTGGCGCTCGACGAGATCAGCCAGAAGATGCTCGCGCTACGCAAGGAGAGCGGGCCCGACGCGCTGTTCTTCGTCGGCTCGTCCAAGCACAACAACGAGCAGGCCTATCTGATGCGCAAATGGGTGTCGTACTGGGGCACCAACAACACCGACCATCAGGCGCGCATCTGCCACTCCACCACGGTGGCCGGCGTGGCCAACACGTGGGGGTATGGCGCGATGACCAACTCCTACAACGACATGCAGAACGCCCGCGCCGCGCTCTACATCGGCAGCAATGCGGCCGAGGCGCATCCGGTGTCGATGCTGCACGTGCTGCACGCCAAGGAGAACGGCTGCAAGATGATCGTGGTCGACCCGCGCTTCACGCGCACGGCGGCCAAGGCCGATCAGTACGTGCGCATCCGCTCGGGCTCGGACATCCCCTTCCTGTTCGGCGTGCTGCACCACATCTTCAAGAACGGCTGGGAAGACAAGAAGTACCTCGAAGATCGCGTCTACGGCATGGAGAAGGTGCGCGAGGACGTGCTGGCCAAGTGGACACCCGACAAGGTGCTCGAAGCCTGCGGCGTCGACGAAGCCACCTGCCTGCAGGTGGCGCGCACGATGGCCGAGAACCGGCCGAGCACGATCGTCTGGTGCATGGGCCAGACCCAGCACACGATCGGCAATGCGATGGTGCGCGCGTCGTGCATCCTGCAGCTCGCATTGGGCAATGTGGGAAAAAGCGGCGGCGGCACCAACATCTTCCGCGGCCACGACAACGTGCAGGGCGCCACCGACGTCGGCCCCAATCCCGATTCATTGCCCGGCTATTACGGCCTGGCCGAAGGCTCGTGGAAACACTTCGCCAAGGTCTGGGGCACCGACTTCGAATGGATCAAGAAGCAGTACGCGCCCGGCATGATGACCAAGCCCGGCATGACGGTGTCGCGCTGGGTCGACGGCGTGCTCGAGAAGAACGAGCTGATCGATCAGGACAGCAATCTGCGCGGCCTGTTCTTCTGGGGCCACGCACCGAACTCGCAGACCCGCGGCCTGGAGATGAAACGAGCGATGGACAAGCTCGACCTGCTGGTGGTGGTCGACCCGTTCCCGAGTGCGACCGCGGCCATGGCCGCGATGCCCGGCAAGCCCGAAGACCAGAACGCCAACCGCGCGGTCTACCTGCTGCCGGCGACGACGCAGTTCGAGACCAGCGGTTCGTGCACCGCCTCGAACCGCTCGATCCAATGGCGCGAGAAGGTCATCGAGCCGCTGTGGGAAAGCCGCACCGACCACATGATCATGTACCAGCTGGCCGACAAGCTCGGCTTCGGCGCGGAGCTGGTCAAGAACTACAAGATGGTCGACGGCAAGGGCGGCAAGGAGCCCGAGACCGAGTCGATCCTTCGCGAGATCAACCGCAGCGTCTGGACCATCGGCTACACCGGCCAGAGCCCCGAGCGGCTGAAGGCCCACATGCGCAACATGCACGTGTTCGACGTGCGCACGCTCAAGGCCAAGGGCGGCATCGACAAGGAAACCGGCTACTCGCTCGATGGCGACTACTTCGGCCTACCCTGGCCGTCCTACGGCACGCCGGAGATGAAGCACCCGGGTTCGCCCAACCTCTACGACACCTCCAAGCACGTGATGGATGGCGGCGGGAACTTCCGCGCCAATTTCGGCGTCGAGCGCGACGGTGTCTCGCTGCTGGCCGGTGACGGCTCGCATTCTCTGGGTGCCGATCTCACCACCGGCTATCCCGAGTTCGACCACCTGCTGCTGAAGAAACTCGGCTGGTGGGACGACCTGACCGACGCCGAGAAGACCGCCGCAGAAGGCAAGAACTGGAAGACCGACCCGTCGGGCGGCATCATCCGCGTGGCGATGAAGGTGCACGGCTGCCACCCCTTCGGCAATGCCAAGGCGCGCGCGGTGGTGTGGAACTTCCCCGATCCGATTCCGCAGCACCGTGAGCCGCTCTACAGCACCCGCCCGGAACTGGTCGACAAGTACCCGACCCACGACGACAAGAAGGCCTTCTGGCGCCTGCCCACGCTTTACAAGAGCGTGCAGCAGAAGAACCGCGACATCGGAAAGACCTTTCCGCTGATCATGACCAGCGGACGCCTGGTCGAGTTCGAGGGCGGCGGCGAGGAGACACGCTCCAACCCGTGGCTGGCGGAGTTGCAGCAGGACATGTTTGTCGAGATCAACCCGAAGGCGGCCAATGACCGTGGCATCCGCAACGGCGACTACGTCTGGGTGAAGACCCCGCCGATGGCCGCAATGCCCGAGTTCAAGGGCCTGCGCGTCAAGGCGCTCGTCACCGAGCGGGTCGATTCGGAGACGGTGTTCCTGCCCTTCCACTTCTCGGGCCGCTGGGGTGGTGTGGACCTGGCGCCGTATTACCCGGAAGGCGCGTACCCGGTGGTGCGCGGCGAGTCGGTCAATGTCGCCACGACCTACGGCTACGACAGCGTGACGATGATGCAGGAGACCAAGACGACTCTCTGCCAGATCGAAAAAGTGGCATGA
- a CDS encoding formate dehydrogenase subunit gamma, which produces MQDILRHLTRSVVLAVLLAGGLAAPVLAQQAVSAGASAPAGFVVQAEPKPDETNAQRAQTQPGNNAPFWRSVRESGEQAGYSSLPGVERGTLIQSFVQYPGSRYATAGEAWRQVRNNWIIPYGGALLLIVAVAIAIFYWRVGALGGHIPDTGRKVERFTPFERAAHGVNAVAFTVLAISGIVMAFGKFFLLPILGGLVFGWLTYVLKTLHNFAGPLFAVSLLVVIVTFVRDNLPRKGDLNWMLRMGGLFGDHEVPSHRFNAGEKLVFWGGVFALGLIVVASGLVLDQLVPSLDYTRGQMQIAHMVHGVATALMMAMFIGHIYMGTIGTRGALDGMRTGQVDEAWAQEHHELWYDDIKAGRIPAQRSGGAAPASAPTGGAAGAHT; this is translated from the coding sequence ATGCAAGACATCCTTCGGCACCTGACGCGCAGTGTGGTTCTTGCCGTGCTGCTGGCAGGCGGCCTGGCCGCTCCGGTGCTGGCCCAGCAGGCTGTGTCGGCGGGCGCTTCGGCGCCGGCCGGTTTCGTGGTCCAGGCCGAACCGAAGCCCGACGAGACCAATGCCCAGCGCGCCCAGACCCAGCCCGGCAACAACGCGCCGTTCTGGCGCTCGGTGCGCGAGTCCGGCGAGCAGGCGGGTTATTCGAGTCTGCCGGGCGTCGAGCGCGGCACGCTGATCCAGTCCTTCGTGCAGTACCCCGGCTCGCGCTACGCCACCGCGGGCGAAGCCTGGCGGCAGGTGCGCAACAACTGGATCATTCCGTACGGCGGCGCGCTGCTGCTGATCGTGGCGGTGGCGATCGCGATCTTCTACTGGCGCGTCGGCGCACTCGGCGGTCACATCCCCGACACCGGCCGCAAGGTCGAGCGCTTCACGCCGTTCGAGCGCGCCGCGCACGGGGTCAACGCGGTGGCGTTCACGGTGCTGGCGATCTCGGGCATCGTGATGGCGTTCGGCAAGTTCTTCCTGCTGCCGATCCTGGGCGGGCTGGTGTTCGGCTGGCTGACCTATGTGCTCAAGACCTTGCACAACTTCGCCGGCCCGCTGTTCGCGGTGTCGCTGCTGGTGGTGATCGTGACCTTCGTGCGCGACAACCTGCCGCGCAAGGGTGATCTGAACTGGATGCTGCGCATGGGCGGCCTGTTCGGCGATCACGAGGTGCCGTCGCACCGCTTCAACGCCGGCGAGAAGCTGGTGTTCTGGGGTGGCGTGTTCGCGCTGGGCCTGATCGTCGTGGCATCGGGCCTGGTGCTCGACCAGCTGGTGCCCTCGCTCGACTACACCCGTGGCCAGATGCAGATCGCGCACATGGTGCACGGCGTGGCCACCGCGCTGATGATGGCGATGTTCATCGGCCACATCTACATGGGCACGATCGGCACCCGGGGTGCGCTCGACGGCATGCGCACCGGCCAGGTCGACGAGGCCTGGGCGCAGGAGCACCACGAGCTCTGGTACGACGACATCAAGGCCGGGCGCATCCCGGCGCAGCGCTCCGGTGGCGCGGCCCCGGCATCGGCCCCGACGGGTGGTGCGGCCGGCGCGCACACCTGA
- a CDS encoding YkvA family protein: MWKRIAVLWTVVRHDVRLLWFALQHPQAPGWLKWAAIGLVAYVLSPVDFIPDMLPIVGWLDDAVLVPLVMRWLIGRLPAHVRAAAERRSRGERPAEAEVIDVR, from the coding sequence ATGTGGAAACGCATCGCCGTCTTGTGGACCGTGGTCAGGCACGATGTGCGGCTGCTCTGGTTTGCCCTGCAGCACCCGCAGGCGCCGGGCTGGCTGAAGTGGGCGGCAATCGGGCTGGTGGCCTACGTGCTGTCGCCGGTCGACTTCATCCCCGACATGCTGCCGATCGTCGGCTGGCTCGACGATGCGGTGCTGGTGCCGCTGGTGATGCGCTGGCTGATCGGCCGCCTGCCGGCGCATGTGCGTGCCGCCGCCGAACGCCGCTCGCGCGGCGAGCGCCCGGCCGAGGCCGAGGTCATCGACGTGCGCTGA
- a CDS encoding BMP family ABC transporter substrate-binding protein — protein sequence MYKNLLRASVSTLIAAGAAFTTPALLAADGAAAKPPLKVAFVYVSPVGTAGWTYQHNMGRLAMESKLGAAVQTTYVENVAEGPDSERVMRDLAGQGYQLIFATSFGYLEPALKVAQEFPKVAFEHMGGHKTAANVNSYNARFYEGRYLAGYLAGRMSKTGVTGYVAGFPIPEVIQGINAYTLGMRAANPKAQVKVTWLNTWFDPAKERDAALALLGQGADTLTHHSGSTAIPQLAEEKGVMLLGYQSDMRHIAPTAQLTSVTHVWGERYTQVAQAVAAGRWKPQPYWAGLRQGVIKMAPLAKTVPADVEHQFRERERAIAMGKLHPFGGKLVDQDGRVRQSGGSMADAGIARMDFFVQGVVGSLPKP from the coding sequence ATGTACAAAAACCTCCTGCGCGCCAGCGTGTCCACGCTGATTGCCGCCGGTGCCGCATTCACCACCCCCGCTCTCCTGGCTGCCGATGGCGCCGCGGCCAAGCCGCCGCTGAAGGTCGCCTTCGTCTACGTCAGCCCGGTCGGCACCGCCGGCTGGACCTACCAGCACAACATGGGCCGGCTGGCGATGGAGAGCAAGCTCGGCGCGGCGGTGCAGACCACCTACGTCGAGAACGTCGCCGAAGGCCCCGACTCCGAACGCGTGATGCGCGACCTGGCCGGGCAGGGCTACCAGCTGATCTTCGCCACCAGCTTCGGCTACCTCGAGCCGGCGCTGAAAGTCGCGCAGGAGTTCCCCAAGGTCGCCTTCGAGCACATGGGCGGCCACAAGACCGCCGCCAACGTCAACAGCTACAACGCCCGTTTCTACGAGGGCCGCTACCTCGCCGGCTACCTGGCCGGTCGCATGAGCAAGACCGGCGTGACGGGTTACGTGGCGGGCTTCCCGATCCCCGAGGTGATCCAGGGCATCAACGCCTACACGCTGGGCATGCGCGCGGCCAACCCGAAGGCGCAGGTCAAGGTGACGTGGCTGAACACCTGGTTCGACCCGGCCAAGGAGCGTGACGCCGCGCTGGCGCTGCTCGGCCAGGGTGCCGACACGCTGACCCACCACAGCGGCTCGACCGCCATCCCGCAGCTGGCCGAGGAGAAGGGCGTGATGCTGCTGGGCTACCAGAGCGACATGCGCCACATCGCGCCCACCGCGCAGCTGACCAGCGTCACGCACGTCTGGGGCGAGCGCTACACGCAGGTGGCGCAGGCGGTGGCGGCCGGGCGCTGGAAACCGCAGCCCTACTGGGCCGGGCTGCGCCAGGGCGTGATCAAGATGGCGCCGCTCGCCAAGACCGTGCCGGCCGACGTCGAACATCAGTTCCGCGAACGCGAGCGTGCCATCGCGATGGGCAAGCTGCATCCGTTCGGCGGCAAGCTGGTCGACCAGGACGGCCGCGTGCGTCAGTCCGGAGGTTCGATGGCCGACGCCGGCATCGCGCGCATGGACTTCTTCGTGCAAGGCGTGGTCGGCAGCTTGCCCAAGCCCTGA
- a CDS encoding formate dehydrogenase accessory sulfurtransferase FdhD, with protein MSASSEVMSALCAPAAWVAVPGAPRLTQARGELLREIRILDEYGEQRPILIPSERPLTVFVDKRELVTLMTLGAIPELLVLGYLLNQRLVERVDQIESITVDWDVAAAGVSTRGGLKDLDARTARRVVTTGCGQGTVYGDMMSQIESLKLPDPAVARIRQGTLHRMLETMRQQDSIHRKAGSVHGCALFCGAQMLMFVEDVGRHNAIDTISGWMALHGVEGGDKTFYTTGRLTSEMVMKAAQIGVPIIVSRNGVTAMGHEMASRLGMTLFGRAANRHFLCYTGFERFDSEPEPQRPAMRVVSG; from the coding sequence ATGTCGGCCAGCAGCGAAGTGATGTCGGCCCTGTGCGCCCCTGCGGCGTGGGTGGCGGTGCCCGGCGCGCCGCGTCTGACGCAGGCGCGTGGCGAGTTGCTGCGCGAGATTCGCATCCTCGACGAATACGGCGAACAGCGGCCGATCCTGATCCCGTCCGAGCGGCCGCTGACGGTGTTCGTCGACAAGCGCGAGCTGGTCACGCTGATGACGCTGGGTGCGATCCCCGAGCTGCTGGTGCTGGGTTATCTGCTCAACCAGCGGCTGGTCGAACGGGTCGATCAGATCGAGTCGATCACGGTCGACTGGGACGTCGCCGCCGCCGGCGTCAGCACACGCGGCGGGCTGAAGGATCTGGACGCCCGCACCGCGCGCCGCGTCGTCACCACCGGTTGCGGCCAGGGCACGGTGTACGGCGACATGATGAGCCAGATCGAGTCGCTCAAGCTGCCCGACCCGGCGGTGGCGCGCATCCGCCAGGGCACGCTGCACCGCATGCTCGAGACCATGCGCCAGCAGGACAGCATCCACCGCAAGGCCGGCTCGGTGCACGGCTGCGCGCTGTTCTGCGGCGCGCAGATGCTGATGTTCGTCGAGGACGTCGGCCGCCACAACGCGATCGACACCATCAGCGGCTGGATGGCGCTGCACGGTGTCGAGGGTGGCGACAAGACCTTCTACACCACCGGCCGGCTGACCAGCGAGATGGTGATGAAGGCGGCGCAGATCGGCGTGCCGATCATCGTCTCGCGCAACGGCGTGACGGCGATGGGCCACGAGATGGCCAGCCGGCTCGGCATGACGCTGTTCGGCCGCGCCGCGAACCGGCATTTCCTCTGCTACACGGGCTTCGAGCGCTTCGATTCCGAGCCCGAACCGCAGCGCCCCGCGATGCGGGTGGTGTCAGGCTGA